The proteins below are encoded in one region of Mycobacterium pseudokansasii:
- a CDS encoding patatin-like phospholipase family protein yields MLGTILDVFRLRQYFDVLTRAREFSLGLRQDAGFLADAAWAALRLPSTGAQHHQPFPSAAPYVTNIAEGQRIALAATGGSGAMASLVGAARALEEAGLRPSVYSLCSGSALFGFPLAAGMSADEVAAFTLGLLPRDYVDLDWGRLLRLALDAGRGFAGIIAGDVIEQTYRRLLGDLTLGELPVPAYAPIWNIEQNRIEFIGPGTHPELTVARAVHMAIALPLFIQPVEFDGFHWCDGGIVDIFPVRPLLDIEQPCEVTLAINGFYPPGFAGEDATGWEYRRASILYVASQVRTCQQIELARENLARLRAASRLIMIEPVSYQTVRGLGFYRQFLSTRDWAGFMRAGRVQARGALTATEAAPDQPAPTEASWRRVRPATGTLPVVQLGR; encoded by the coding sequence ATGCTAGGGACGATTCTCGATGTCTTTCGGCTGCGCCAGTACTTCGACGTGCTAACGCGCGCACGCGAATTTTCGCTGGGGTTGCGCCAGGACGCCGGATTTCTGGCGGACGCCGCCTGGGCTGCGCTGCGTCTGCCCTCCACGGGTGCTCAGCACCACCAGCCGTTCCCGTCCGCGGCGCCTTACGTCACGAATATCGCTGAAGGGCAACGGATTGCGCTGGCCGCCACCGGCGGAAGCGGCGCGATGGCCTCGCTGGTAGGGGCCGCGCGGGCGCTGGAGGAAGCGGGTCTGCGTCCGTCCGTCTACTCGCTGTGCTCGGGCTCGGCGCTGTTCGGTTTTCCCCTTGCGGCCGGGATGAGCGCGGACGAGGTGGCGGCCTTCACTCTGGGGCTGCTTCCCCGCGACTATGTCGACCTGGATTGGGGCCGGCTGCTGCGGCTGGCGCTGGATGCCGGGCGCGGGTTTGCCGGCATCATTGCCGGCGATGTGATCGAGCAGACCTACCGGCGTCTGCTCGGCGACCTGACCCTGGGCGAACTGCCTGTTCCGGCCTACGCACCGATCTGGAATATCGAACAGAATCGAATCGAATTCATCGGTCCCGGTACGCATCCAGAGCTTACGGTAGCGCGCGCCGTACATATGGCCATCGCGTTGCCGTTGTTCATCCAGCCTGTCGAGTTCGACGGGTTCCACTGGTGCGACGGCGGCATCGTCGACATCTTCCCGGTTCGCCCCCTGCTCGACATCGAGCAGCCCTGCGAGGTGACGCTGGCGATCAACGGGTTCTATCCTCCGGGCTTTGCGGGCGAAGACGCCACGGGTTGGGAGTATCGCCGCGCCAGCATCTTGTACGTCGCGAGCCAGGTGCGCACCTGCCAGCAGATCGAACTCGCCCGCGAGAACCTGGCCCGGTTACGGGCGGCGTCGAGGTTGATCATGATCGAGCCTGTTTCGTACCAGACGGTGCGGGGACTCGGCTTCTATCGCCAATTTCTCAGCACCCGCGACTGGGCCGGCTTCATGCGGGCCGGGCGGGTGCAGGCACGCGGGGCGCTGACGGCAACCGAGGCGGCACCCGACCAGCCAGCGCCCACTGAGGCTTCCTGGCGCCGTGTCCGCCCCGCCACAGGTACGCTGCCAGTGGTACAGCTTGGCCGCTAG